The Leucobacter rhizosphaerae genome includes a region encoding these proteins:
- a CDS encoding DHA2 family efflux MFS transporter permease subunit gives MTQTPARTKTPAEGVLTGRAKNLALTGIFMSMAVSMLSMTVVGTSMPIIIADINGNQAAFTWVVTGTMLASAISTPIWGKLADLTSKKVLLQLSLILFTVGSALAGTAQDPGWLIAFRVLQGLGAGGLGALGQIVLAEIISPRERGKYMGIMGAIMAVSTVGGPLLGGAITDAFGWRWNFYVAAPVAIVAIIVLQRTLHLHTERRKIKIDYAGATLISVGFSSLLIWVTLGGSSFDWWSWQTALMVGGSLAALVAAVFVELRAEEPLIPMTLFKNRTFTMSVLASIAVGLAMFGTSVFLGQYMQLARGKTPTESGLLTIPMMAGVLLASTLVGQLITRTGKWKRYMVAGSIIMFIGLIMMGQLRYDTSFWFVGISMFILGSGVGMCMQNLVLVVQNTVAPTQLGVASSAVTFFRTIGGTAGMSAMGALLATQVVTYIKEELAKLSPDQLAGAEHLAGGTIPKLAELSEPLRLVIESAYGHGIGNVFLAASPVAIIAIVAIALLPNIPLSTQSNAEKLAEQRAAGDTADEAPASSESVGIELDGALTPEPPRTGQIPRVSGR, from the coding sequence ATGACTCAGACTCCCGCCCGCACGAAGACCCCCGCCGAAGGTGTGCTCACCGGCCGCGCGAAGAACCTCGCGCTCACCGGCATCTTCATGAGCATGGCCGTCTCCATGCTCTCGATGACCGTGGTCGGCACCTCCATGCCGATCATCATCGCCGACATCAACGGCAACCAGGCGGCCTTCACCTGGGTCGTGACCGGCACCATGCTCGCCTCGGCCATCTCGACGCCGATCTGGGGCAAGCTCGCCGACCTCACTAGCAAGAAGGTGCTGCTGCAGCTCTCGCTGATTCTCTTCACGGTCGGCTCCGCGCTCGCGGGCACGGCGCAGGATCCGGGCTGGCTCATCGCCTTCCGCGTGCTGCAGGGCCTGGGCGCGGGCGGCCTCGGCGCGCTCGGTCAGATCGTGCTCGCCGAGATCATCAGCCCGCGCGAGCGCGGCAAGTACATGGGCATCATGGGCGCCATCATGGCCGTCTCCACGGTCGGCGGCCCGCTGCTCGGCGGTGCGATCACCGACGCCTTCGGCTGGCGCTGGAACTTCTACGTCGCCGCCCCGGTGGCGATCGTCGCGATCATCGTGCTGCAGCGCACGCTCCACCTCCACACCGAGAGGCGCAAGATCAAGATCGATTACGCGGGTGCGACGCTCATCTCCGTCGGCTTCTCGAGCCTCCTGATCTGGGTCACGCTCGGCGGGTCGAGCTTCGACTGGTGGTCCTGGCAGACCGCCCTCATGGTCGGCGGCTCCCTCGCGGCACTCGTCGCGGCCGTCTTCGTCGAGCTCCGCGCCGAGGAGCCGCTCATCCCGATGACGCTCTTCAAGAACCGCACCTTCACGATGTCGGTCCTCGCGAGCATCGCGGTCGGCCTCGCCATGTTCGGCACCTCGGTGTTCCTCGGCCAGTACATGCAGCTCGCGCGCGGCAAGACCCCGACCGAGTCGGGCCTGCTCACCATTCCGATGATGGCGGGTGTGCTGCTCGCGTCGACGCTCGTGGGGCAGCTGATCACACGCACCGGCAAGTGGAAGCGCTACATGGTCGCGGGATCCATCATCATGTTCATCGGCCTCATCATGATGGGCCAGCTCCGCTACGATACCTCGTTCTGGTTCGTCGGGATCTCGATGTTCATCCTCGGCTCGGGCGTCGGCATGTGCATGCAGAACCTCGTGCTGGTCGTGCAGAACACCGTCGCCCCGACGCAGCTCGGCGTCGCGAGCTCGGCCGTCACGTTCTTCCGCACCATCGGCGGCACCGCGGGCATGTCCGCCATGGGCGCGCTGCTCGCCACCCAGGTGGTCACGTACATCAAGGAGGAGCTCGCGAAGCTCAGCCCGGATCAGCTCGCGGGTGCCGAGCACCTCGCGGGCGGCACGATCCCGAAGCTCGCCGAGCTGTCGGAACCGCTCCGGCTCGTCATCGAGAGCGCATACGGGCACGGGATCGGCAACGTCTTCCTCGCCGCTTCCCCCGTCGCCATCATCGCGATCGTCGCGATCGCCCTGCTGCCCAACATTCCCCTGAGCACGCAGAGCAACGCCGAGAAGCTCGCGGAGCAGCGCGCCGCCGGCGACACCGCGGATGAAGCGCCCGCCTCCAGCGAGTCCGTGGGCATCGAGCTCGACGGTGCACTGACGCCGGAACCGCCGCGCACGGGGCAGATCCCGCGCGTCTCAGGGCGTTAG
- a CDS encoding endonuclease domain-containing protein, giving the protein MTERAPIDFEPGAHRVGELRRAGISRNRLEASDIRRIGRGIVLHPESELDPATYVDRCLALGQALRDEDFLSRRSAALIWGIPCPLPPGQRIDVASFSPRRAPRRVDVLGHRVKAGVLEWALVSGLRVPSPADVWCQLAAVLSPWDLVAAGDFLISGKRIRGGGGARDDPLVLPDQLSAAVARHTRSAGSVVRRRVLPLLRSPVDSPQESKLRLMIVRAGFPEPTVNCAVPVIGRVLHADLGYPRLKIAIEYEGAQHFVDPERVRHDAERRERMYEAGWRVLRVMAKDMHQPAEFLRRLASAIRDAS; this is encoded by the coding sequence ATGACCGAGCGAGCGCCAATCGACTTCGAACCGGGCGCACACCGCGTGGGTGAGCTTCGGCGCGCAGGAATCTCACGCAATCGACTCGAGGCGAGCGACATCAGAAGGATCGGACGCGGAATCGTGCTCCACCCTGAGTCCGAGCTGGATCCCGCGACGTATGTCGATCGGTGCCTGGCCCTGGGGCAGGCACTCCGCGACGAGGACTTCCTCTCGCGGAGATCCGCGGCGCTCATCTGGGGCATTCCTTGCCCGCTCCCGCCAGGCCAGCGGATCGATGTCGCGTCTTTCTCCCCACGCCGGGCGCCCAGACGCGTCGATGTGCTGGGGCATCGGGTGAAGGCCGGGGTTCTCGAGTGGGCGCTCGTGAGTGGACTCCGGGTCCCGTCGCCGGCTGACGTCTGGTGCCAGCTTGCAGCGGTGCTGTCTCCCTGGGATCTCGTCGCTGCGGGTGATTTCTTGATCTCGGGGAAGCGGATCCGTGGAGGTGGTGGCGCGCGCGATGATCCCCTGGTGCTTCCGGACCAACTCTCGGCGGCGGTGGCGCGTCACACGCGTAGCGCGGGATCAGTCGTGAGGAGACGGGTGCTCCCGCTTCTCCGAAGTCCGGTGGATTCGCCGCAGGAGAGCAAACTCCGGCTGATGATTGTTCGTGCAGGGTTTCCAGAACCCACGGTGAACTGCGCAGTGCCAGTGATCGGTCGCGTCTTGCATGCCGATCTCGGGTACCCCCGTCTCAAGATCGCAATCGAGTACGAGGGTGCCCAGCACTTCGTGGATCCCGAGCGGGTGCGTCATGACGCTGAGAGACGTGAACGCATGTACGAGGCCGGGTGGCGAGTGCTGCGAGTCATGGCGAAAGACATGCACCAGCCTGCTGAATTTCTGAGGCGTCTTGCGTCGGCAATTCGCGACGCGTCGTAG